From Methanomassiliicoccales archaeon LGM-RCC1, one genomic window encodes:
- a CDS encoding aconitase X catalytic domain-containing protein translates to MDLTREEEAILNGEQGEGKQKAMELVTALGKIYGADSLIDITSAHLSGASYKTIGDGGLKYLEDLVGGGATVSVPSTLNPVGMDRTRWKEMHISEEFAKKQLRIIDLYGQMGIKKTCSCTPYVGPNVPSMGDHVAWAESSALSFVNSYIGARTNREGGPGALAAAILGKTANYGLHLDEKRKPTVVIDADIDGSVFSYSLLGQAVGMAIGSGIPFFNNISPEVEEAKALCAAMAASGSIALYHVDGVTPEAGNFDVSDLEVIHIGEKELQDAYDKLNKTDDVQLIAIGCPHLTEKEMHQIASFLKGKEKRNKDIEVWFCTSTEIREKCAEDVKIMEKFGPVLADTCMVVAPIEGTFQRTATNSAKAGNYLPTLCSQKAMCRDISALMELVM, encoded by the coding sequence ATGGATCTCACAAGAGAAGAGGAAGCCATACTGAACGGCGAACAGGGCGAAGGCAAGCAGAAGGCCATGGAACTGGTCACAGCGCTTGGGAAGATATACGGCGCTGACAGCCTGATCGATATCACATCCGCCCATCTCTCGGGAGCATCCTACAAGACCATAGGGGACGGCGGGCTGAAGTACCTGGAAGATCTGGTCGGTGGAGGCGCAACGGTATCGGTGCCTTCCACATTGAACCCTGTCGGAATGGACAGGACCAGATGGAAGGAGATGCATATCTCCGAGGAGTTCGCCAAGAAGCAGCTGAGGATCATCGACCTCTACGGTCAGATGGGAATCAAGAAGACCTGCTCTTGTACACCCTACGTCGGTCCGAACGTACCGTCGATGGGCGATCATGTGGCCTGGGCGGAGTCCTCCGCGCTGAGCTTCGTCAACTCGTACATCGGAGCTAGGACCAACAGGGAAGGCGGTCCCGGTGCCCTCGCTGCGGCCATCCTCGGGAAGACCGCCAATTACGGGCTCCATCTCGACGAGAAGAGGAAGCCCACCGTGGTCATCGACGCGGACATCGATGGCTCGGTATTCTCATATTCACTGCTAGGACAGGCCGTGGGAATGGCCATCGGTTCCGGCATACCGTTCTTCAATAACATCTCTCCCGAAGTAGAGGAAGCCAAGGCTCTTTGCGCTGCGATGGCCGCATCAGGTTCCATAGCGCTCTACCATGTGGACGGCGTGACTCCCGAAGCGGGGAACTTCGATGTATCCGATCTCGAGGTGATCCACATCGGAGAGAAGGAACTCCAGGACGCCTATGACAAGCTCAACAAGACGGACGATGTCCAGCTGATCGCCATCGGCTGCCCTCACCTTACCGAGAAGGAGATGCATCAGATCGCATCCTTCCTGAAGGGCAAGGAGAAGAGGAACAAGGACATCGAGGTATGGTTCTGCACATCGACCGAGATCAGGGAGAAGTGCGCAGAGGATGTCAAGATAATGGAGAAGTTCGGTCCCGTACTCGCCGACACCTGTATGGTCGTTGCACCGATCGAGGGCACATTCCAGAGAACGGCCACCAATTCGGCCAAGGCCGGAAACTACCTGCCTACGCTCTGTTCACAGAAGGCCATGTGCAGGGACATCTCCGCACTCATGGAGTTGGTAATGTGA
- a CDS encoding DUF126 domain-containing protein — translation MIFNGRCICRGKAKGEVIKLEEPLSFLGGVDGSTGDLRVRDGNVAGKILVFPKGKGSTVGSYVMYDLMVHGKEPAAVINESAETIVATGAVISSIPMVDQIPSVRLFEDGDIVTVDATEGTVDIEGIVLKEVVSSVVSRNGKCILEKRPDTNRSFPGHWSLVAGKVEEGESPVDAARREILEETSIKVGEPLGTMGPLYVREGKVLFKVHVFHFDAGAQEPVINEENEAYVWADVEEAKKMKTVTDTILVMQTFLG, via the coding sequence GTGATCTTCAACGGACGCTGCATCTGCAGAGGCAAGGCCAAAGGAGAGGTGATCAAACTCGAGGAGCCCCTGAGCTTCCTCGGAGGCGTCGACGGCTCCACCGGAGACCTCCGCGTGAGGGACGGCAACGTTGCCGGGAAGATCCTGGTCTTCCCCAAGGGGAAGGGCAGCACCGTCGGTTCCTATGTGATGTACGACCTGATGGTTCACGGTAAAGAGCCTGCCGCGGTGATCAATGAATCCGCAGAGACCATCGTCGCCACTGGTGCCGTCATCTCTTCCATCCCCATGGTGGATCAGATCCCCTCGGTCAGATTGTTCGAGGACGGGGACATCGTCACAGTGGATGCCACAGAAGGCACTGTCGATATCGAGGGGATAGTCCTGAAGGAGGTCGTGTCCTCTGTTGTCTCAAGGAACGGAAAATGCATCCTTGAGAAGCGCCCGGATACCAACCGCTCGTTCCCCGGACACTGGTCGCTCGTGGCCGGGAAGGTCGAGGAAGGAGAGTCTCCTGTCGATGCGGCTCGCAGGGAGATCCTCGAGGAGACGTCCATCAAGGTCGGGGAACCCCTCGGCACGATGGGCCCGCTGTACGTACGCGAGGGGAAGGTCTTGTTCAAGGTCCACGTCTTCCACTTCGACGCAGGAGCTCAGGAGCCTGTGATCAACGAGGAGAACGAGGCATACGTTTGGGCGGATGTCGAAGAGGCCAAAAAGATGAAGACCGTGACCGACACGATACTGGTCATGCAGACGTTCCTGGGCTGA
- the truD gene encoding tRNA pseudouridine(13) synthase TruD — protein sequence MYRKCITAENGIGLHNYLCDTDGTGGHLKTLPEDFIVREVSDPPRQKDNGDYSIATVTARNWETNRMVRLMSRCMGVSRDRIGFAGTKDKRAVTTQLMSVYGTPDLWEKVDLKDIEVKDVFRGARGIQIGDLIGNDFEITVKDCTMDPSLIKETVDADIATIKKTGGFPNYFGVQRFGAVRPVTHLVGERLVRGDIEGAVRTYISFTTEEEAEELRLKRKELQETDISEWKSIFPTIPPAMAFEKMMVGVLIDDPENWVGAIEIVPTNLQMMFVHAYQSWLFNEMLSRRMDAGLPLNAPVEGDIIIPLDANKIPQHENPILTTAKNIDLVTRQVRAGRAFVTITLFGSDGELAEGEMGEIERKVIEENRLKHDDFVIPELSRCTSKGSRREILCPLKTIDYNLNDDGYTLKFNLPKGNYATCLLREFMKSEMRDY from the coding sequence ATGTACCGCAAGTGCATCACGGCCGAGAACGGCATCGGTCTCCACAACTACCTGTGCGACACCGATGGTACCGGCGGCCATCTCAAGACTCTCCCTGAGGACTTCATCGTCAGGGAGGTCTCCGATCCCCCGAGACAGAAGGACAACGGGGACTATTCTATAGCGACTGTCACGGCACGCAACTGGGAGACCAACCGTATGGTCAGGCTCATGTCCAGATGCATGGGCGTGTCCAGGGACCGCATCGGATTCGCAGGGACCAAGGACAAGAGGGCGGTAACCACTCAGCTCATGTCCGTCTACGGTACACCTGACCTCTGGGAGAAGGTGGACCTGAAGGACATAGAAGTGAAGGACGTGTTCAGAGGCGCCAGAGGCATACAGATTGGGGATCTCATAGGAAATGATTTCGAGATCACCGTGAAGGACTGCACGATGGACCCTTCGCTCATCAAAGAGACCGTCGATGCGGACATCGCCACCATAAAGAAGACCGGCGGATTCCCCAACTACTTCGGCGTCCAAAGGTTCGGAGCGGTGAGGCCTGTGACCCACCTGGTCGGAGAGAGGCTGGTCCGCGGCGACATCGAAGGCGCTGTCAGGACTTACATCTCATTCACCACGGAAGAGGAGGCCGAGGAACTCCGCCTCAAGAGGAAGGAGTTGCAAGAGACCGACATCAGCGAATGGAAATCCATCTTCCCGACGATACCGCCGGCCATGGCATTCGAGAAGATGATGGTCGGAGTATTGATAGACGACCCGGAGAACTGGGTGGGCGCCATAGAGATCGTCCCAACGAACCTTCAGATGATGTTCGTACACGCCTACCAGTCATGGCTTTTCAACGAGATGCTCAGCAGAAGGATGGATGCGGGACTCCCGCTCAATGCACCTGTCGAAGGGGACATAATCATCCCTCTGGATGCGAACAAGATCCCCCAGCACGAGAACCCTATTCTGACCACCGCCAAGAACATAGATCTTGTCACCAGACAGGTCAGGGCAGGAAGGGCGTTCGTCACCATCACCCTCTTCGGTTCCGATGGGGAACTGGCCGAGGGAGAGATGGGGGAGATCGAACGCAAGGTCATCGAGGAGAACAGACTCAAGCATGACGACTTCGTCATCCCGGAGCTCTCCAGATGCACTTCGAAGGGAAGCAGGAGAGAGATCCTTTGCCCTCTGAAGACCATCGATTACAACCTCAACGACGATGGCTACACCCTAAAGTTCAACCTTCCGAAGGGCAACTACGCCACATGCCTCCTCAGGGAGTTCATGAAGTCGGAGATGCGCGATTATTGA
- a CDS encoding class I SAM-dependent methyltransferase, which yields MESETAQEIGMSKRITDYYSLRESIPNLVAERIGEPERWLDIGCGMGGSIRKSLERFPEATFTLVDPSEENICVAKDSIGDRPGCEFIQSTSDALRLSDGCFDIITCILSHHYYSDTNLKLEAVRNCRRMLRDGGIFITVEHTRYDTSQPEKDAEWVDYMRGMGLEEESIKEMLDRRGAFYYPLTEEEHICLMEKAGFCDIQVFWRTCSDIGLVATKR from the coding sequence ATGGAATCCGAGACCGCCCAGGAGATCGGGATGTCCAAGAGGATAACCGACTATTATTCACTAAGGGAATCGATTCCCAATCTGGTAGCAGAGAGGATCGGGGAACCGGAGAGATGGCTGGACATCGGTTGCGGTATGGGCGGTTCCATCAGGAAGTCTCTGGAAAGGTTCCCTGAAGCAACATTTACTTTGGTCGACCCCTCGGAGGAGAACATTTGTGTCGCCAAGGACTCGATTGGGGATAGACCCGGATGTGAATTCATTCAATCCACATCGGATGCGTTGAGGCTCTCCGACGGTTGCTTCGATATCATAACATGCATCCTCTCCCACCATTACTACAGCGACACGAATCTGAAGCTGGAAGCGGTGAGAAACTGTCGCAGGATGCTTAGGGACGGGGGAATCTTCATCACCGTGGAGCATACCAGGTATGATACATCACAGCCGGAGAAGGATGCTGAATGGGTAGATTACATGAGGGGCATGGGCCTTGAGGAAGAATCGATCAAGGAGATGCTCGACCGCAGAGGGGCCTTCTATTACCCTTTGACCGAGGAGGAGCATATCTGTCTCATGGAGAAGGCAGGATTCTGTGACATCCAGGTATTCTGGAGGACCTGTTCCGACATAGGTCTGGTGGCGACCAAGCGGTGA
- a CDS encoding PIN domain-containing protein has product MLIYLDSCAYNRPYDDHSQLRIHLEALSKMQIQKEIAQGKHRLVTSIVLDYENSRNRDETSAGKIQHFMDANRSVYVDEHIFSTLVPLRNQIMAEGLKTADASHVACAIHAGCDYLITTDDRILKLKDNRINVISPLDFLSIEEEQP; this is encoded by the coding sequence TTGCTCATCTATCTTGACAGCTGTGCTTACAATCGCCCTTACGACGACCATTCCCAGCTCCGCATCCATCTGGAAGCCCTTTCCAAGATGCAGATCCAGAAAGAAATAGCTCAGGGGAAGCACAGACTCGTAACCTCCATCGTTCTCGATTACGAGAACAGCCGCAACAGGGACGAGACGTCCGCCGGCAAGATACAGCATTTCATGGATGCCAATCGCTCGGTGTATGTGGATGAGCACATTTTCAGCACCCTAGTTCCGTTGAGAAACCAGATCATGGCCGAAGGCCTCAAGACAGCCGATGCTTCCCATGTGGCCTGCGCAATCCATGCCGGATGCGATTACCTCATCACCACGGACGACCGCATCCTGAAACTGAAGGACAACAGGATTAATGTTATATCCCCCTTAGACTTCTTATCTATAGAGGAGGAGCAGCCATGA
- a CDS encoding MarR family winged helix-turn-helix transcriptional regulator, whose product MDKSATTKRSILSRTLVVDILAIVYDSERTNMNDLKVLTQDYSTIKKRVDELVDEGLLTKEMTADPTLQYVLHLTEKGKEIGQRMSESLKILER is encoded by the coding sequence ATGGACAAATCCGCAACGACGAAGCGCTCGATACTCTCCAGGACTCTCGTCGTCGACATATTGGCAATCGTCTACGACAGCGAAAGGACCAACATGAACGACCTGAAGGTCCTCACACAGGACTACAGCACCATCAAGAAGAGGGTCGACGAACTGGTCGATGAGGGCCTTCTCACCAAGGAGATGACCGCGGACCCCACTCTGCAGTATGTTCTCCATCTCACCGAGAAAGGGAAGGAGATCGGCCAGAGGATGTCCGAATCGTTGAAGATTCTCGAAAGATGA